A window of the Virgibacillus pantothenticus genome harbors these coding sequences:
- the opp4B gene encoding oligopeptide ABC transporter permease, which produces MLIYTLRRVAIMIPIIFLVSVVVFFLANLMPGDALTGKIDPLNTDPAYIEEMREKLGYNDPTYVQYLNWVSGFFQGDFGQSFVHKMPASELILSRLPNTILLAVVAMIITYIVSFLMGRYAGRHPYTLGDYGVQVLNYLALAMPSFVAALLLIYFVSFQLGWLPATGSIGSGVDPGTWKYIVSKVEHAILPSLCLGLLPIASYTQFLRNDMIESSQKDFVRMARAKGTPEKKVYNKHILRNSVIPIVTLLGFDLAGIIGGSVIIETIFTYPGVGQLFVDSINNRDYTVVMAITMLLTVMTLIGNLLADIFYALVDPRIRLD; this is translated from the coding sequence ATGCTCATATACACATTAAGAAGAGTAGCCATCATGATCCCCATTATTTTCCTTGTCTCTGTAGTGGTATTTTTCCTGGCAAACCTAATGCCAGGAGATGCCCTTACAGGGAAAATTGATCCATTAAATACAGACCCAGCGTATATTGAAGAAATGCGAGAAAAGCTTGGCTATAATGATCCCACTTATGTTCAGTATTTAAACTGGGTCAGTGGATTTTTTCAAGGGGATTTTGGGCAATCATTCGTGCATAAAATGCCCGCTTCAGAATTAATTTTATCGCGACTGCCTAATACCATATTACTAGCTGTTGTAGCCATGATCATTACATACATAGTGTCCTTTTTAATGGGAAGATATGCAGGCCGCCATCCCTACACATTAGGCGACTATGGTGTACAAGTATTAAATTATTTAGCACTTGCCATGCCGAGTTTTGTAGCAGCTTTATTGCTCATTTACTTTGTTTCCTTTCAATTAGGGTGGCTCCCAGCAACTGGAAGTATTGGTTCGGGGGTAGACCCTGGGACATGGAAATATATCGTTAGTAAAGTAGAACATGCTATCTTACCGTCATTATGTCTTGGTTTATTGCCAATTGCTAGCTATACGCAATTTTTACGTAACGACATGATTGAAAGTTCTCAAAAAGATTTTGTGCGTATGGCACGCGCAAAAGGAACACCTGAAAAGAAAGTATATAATAAACATATTTTACGTAATTCTGTCATCCCTATCGTTACGCTATTAGGGTTTGATTTAGCTGGTATTATCGGAGGATCTGTTATTATTGAAACCATTTTCACGTATCCAGGGGTAGGTCAACTATTTGTAGATTCAATTAATAATCGAGATTACACAGTAGTTATGGCGATCACGATGCTATTAACCGTTATGACACTTATTGGAAATCTGCTCGCTGATATTTTCTATGCGTTAGTGGATCCTAGAATACGATTGGATTAA
- the opp4A gene encoding oligopeptide ABC transporter substrate-binding protein, with protein sequence MKKKVWLFLLIFLSLSLFLVACADTTSEEGEGSSGDEKAEGSGDDAEAKAGEPKKGGTVTFAFTQPFQGLLDRGFYEGEDDEKILRFITDSLVDTNDELQPEPGMADFEVDKEKNTVTFTLKDGITWHDGEPLTTEDVAYAYEVIAHPDYEGMRYTNVNMIEGVEAYNKGKVDSISGIEIVDEKTIVLSLTDVAPNTISNLWSYPMPKHHYEGIEVADLPESDAVRKNPIGTGPFKVKNIVPGEMVEMEKYADYWQGEPYLDGVVYKVIDASVATGSLKNGEIDIMQAPSSQYPEIKKLDNVEAIEEPALSFNYIGFKLGHWDAEKGVNVMDNKKFQNKQLRKAMAYAIDIQGILDSFSNGLGEVIGAPVPPVSWAYADQSELEQYNYDPEKAKELLDEAGYVDVNDDGWREDPDGKEFTVNFDTMSGSDISEPRAQYILQNWQDVGINAKLNGGLKEFNLFYDVLEKDEPSVETFMGAWGLASDPDPTGLWKSDSVSNYARWVNEESDKLIEKGLSDEAFDQEYRKNVYVEWQKLINDELPNIFLYAPVDVYAVNKRLQNVHTNSFTSQQNTHLWWVTDANEE encoded by the coding sequence TTGAAAAAGAAAGTTTGGTTGTTTTTATTAATTTTTCTATCGTTATCTTTATTTCTAGTAGCATGTGCCGATACGACATCCGAGGAAGGTGAAGGTAGCTCAGGGGATGAGAAAGCAGAAGGGTCTGGTGATGACGCTGAAGCAAAGGCAGGTGAGCCTAAAAAAGGCGGCACCGTTACATTTGCCTTTACACAACCATTCCAAGGCCTTTTGGATCGTGGGTTTTATGAAGGTGAGGATGATGAGAAAATTTTAAGATTTATAACAGATAGTCTAGTCGATACGAATGATGAGTTACAGCCAGAACCAGGTATGGCAGACTTTGAAGTCGATAAAGAAAAGAATACTGTTACTTTTACTCTAAAAGACGGAATTACGTGGCATGACGGCGAGCCACTTACTACGGAGGACGTCGCCTATGCCTATGAAGTTATTGCACATCCGGATTACGAAGGGATGCGCTATACGAATGTGAACATGATTGAGGGTGTAGAAGCCTATAACAAAGGAAAAGTAGACAGCATTTCAGGAATTGAAATTGTCGACGAGAAGACGATTGTACTATCGTTGACAGATGTTGCACCAAATACAATTTCAAATCTATGGAGCTACCCAATGCCAAAACATCATTACGAGGGTATTGAAGTAGCTGATTTACCTGAATCGGATGCTGTCCGTAAAAACCCAATTGGTACTGGACCGTTTAAGGTAAAAAACATCGTACCAGGCGAAATGGTAGAAATGGAAAAATATGCGGATTACTGGCAGGGCGAGCCATACTTGGACGGTGTCGTTTATAAGGTTATTGATGCTTCTGTGGCAACAGGCTCTCTTAAAAATGGGGAGATAGATATCATGCAAGCTCCAAGTAGCCAATACCCTGAAATTAAAAAGCTTGATAACGTAGAAGCGATTGAAGAGCCAGCACTGAGCTTTAACTATATCGGCTTTAAATTAGGTCATTGGGATGCCGAGAAAGGCGTAAACGTGATGGACAATAAAAAATTTCAAAACAAACAGCTACGTAAAGCAATGGCTTATGCAATTGACATTCAAGGAATTTTGGATTCCTTTTCCAATGGTCTTGGTGAAGTAATTGGAGCACCGGTACCTCCTGTCAGCTGGGCATATGCGGATCAATCAGAGCTTGAACAATACAATTACGACCCTGAAAAAGCAAAAGAATTATTGGATGAAGCTGGTTATGTTGATGTCAATGATGATGGCTGGCGTGAGGATCCAGACGGAAAAGAGTTTACGGTAAACTTCGATACTATGTCAGGTTCAGATATTTCTGAACCACGTGCTCAATACATTTTACAGAACTGGCAGGATGTTGGCATCAATGCGAAATTAAACGGTGGTCTTAAAGAGTTTAATTTATTCTATGATGTCTTGGAAAAGGATGAACCCTCTGTCGAAACCTTTATGGGCGCTTGGGGACTTGCTTCTGATCCAGACCCAACAGGTTTATGGAAATCAGATAGCGTATCAAACTATGCGCGTTGGGTAAATGAGGAGTCAGATAAGTTAATCGAAAAAGGACTTAGCGATGAAGCTTTTGATCAAGAATACCGTAAAAATGTTTATGTTGAATGGCAAAAACTGATTAACGATGAATTGCCAAACATTTTCCTATACGCACCAGTGGATGTATATGCAGTGAACAAACGTCTACAAAATGTTCACACCAATTCATTTACATCTCAGCAAAACACACATTTATGGTGGGTAACAGACGCTAACGAAGAATAA
- a CDS encoding ABC transporter ATP-binding protein: MIQNTEVKKKDLTQRGLLLEVKNLRKYYPVHTGFFKRKTGDVKAVDDISLTLRKGETFGLVGESGCGKSTAGRTILRLTNATDGKIFFEGKDITNLSGSALRKARQDYQMVFQDPYASLNPKMMVGHLVEEPLRNYRNKSHKELKPEVQHLLKRVGLREEDYYKYPHEFSGGQRQRIGIARALALNPKLIVADEPVSALDVSIQSQVLNLLKELQEEFDLTYLFIAHDLSVVKHMSDHIGVMYLGKMVEVGEKESIYREPLHPYTQALISAIPEPDPLNKKERIILKGDVPNPQSPPNGCVFHTRCPMAMDKCKEIVPQLKEVKPNHQVACLLYENE, encoded by the coding sequence ATGATCCAGAATACGGAAGTAAAGAAAAAAGATTTAACGCAAAGAGGTTTACTTTTAGAAGTCAAAAATTTGAGAAAATACTACCCTGTTCATACTGGCTTTTTCAAACGAAAAACAGGCGATGTGAAAGCCGTAGATGATATTTCCCTCACCCTTCGCAAAGGGGAGACGTTTGGCCTCGTTGGTGAGTCAGGATGCGGAAAATCTACCGCAGGTCGTACTATTTTAAGGTTGACGAATGCAACAGATGGAAAAATCTTTTTTGAAGGTAAAGATATTACTAATTTAAGTGGTTCTGCTCTTCGTAAAGCAAGACAGGATTACCAGATGGTGTTTCAAGATCCATATGCTTCACTAAATCCGAAAATGATGGTGGGGCATTTAGTGGAGGAACCTCTTCGAAATTATCGAAATAAATCCCATAAGGAACTAAAACCAGAAGTGCAACATCTATTAAAACGTGTTGGTCTTCGTGAAGAAGATTATTATAAATATCCGCACGAGTTTTCAGGAGGGCAGCGTCAACGGATTGGAATAGCAAGGGCACTGGCTTTAAACCCTAAATTAATTGTTGCTGATGAACCAGTAAGTGCACTGGATGTATCCATTCAATCGCAAGTGTTAAACCTTTTGAAAGAACTGCAGGAAGAATTTGATTTAACTTATTTATTCATTGCCCATGACTTAAGTGTAGTCAAACATATGAGTGATCATATTGGTGTCATGTACCTAGGTAAAATGGTAGAAGTCGGAGAGAAAGAATCCATTTATAGAGAACCATTGCATCCTTATACACAAGCACTAATTTCCGCAATTCCTGAACCAGACCCATTAAATAAAAAGGAACGCATTATCCTAAAAGGTGATGTCCCAAACCCACAAAGTCCGCCGAACGGCTGCGTTTTCCATACAAGATGTCCCATGGCAATGGATAAATGTAAAGAAATTGTCCCGCAATTAAAGGAGGTGAAGCCTAACCACCAGGTCGCATGTCTATTATATGAGAATGAATAA